The genomic window GAAATCAAAGACAACACATTTGCACGCCAATTCGAAACTGTCATTCCTGAGGGAATGTTGGCAGTTGAGTATCAATTTCAAGAAAAGAAAATCTTTTTAACCAAAATCAACAAACCTGATTCATTCGAGAACGAAGAAACAATCAACACTTTACTTAAAAACATATTAGAGTTAAGTTCTGAAAAAAATTACAGAGTAGTTCCTATTCACCCAAAGATTGTTTCGTTTTTCAAAAAAAATCCTAAATATAAAGAGCTACTTCCTCCAGGAATTAGAATCTAAAAGTATCCAATTATTCGGAGCCACAATCCTCCTATTACCATATAGATTAAGAGCATAACCAAACCGGTTATAAGCCCTTTGACCCACCAGCTCTTTAGGTCAACGTAACCGCTCCCGAAAAATACGGGTGCCGGACCGTGGCCATAATGAGTTAAAGTTCCGTAAAGAGATCCGACAAAACCAAGCATAAACGCTAGCAACAAACCCGGAATTCCGAGCGAAACACCAACACCAAGTAAAGCTGCGTACATTGCTGCAACGTGCGCAGTGGCACTTGCGAAAAGATAATGGCTAAAGAAATACACTAATATAATAATTGGAAAAGCCATTTGCCAGCTTAATCCGCCAATTTGTGCTTTTACCAAATCACTGAACCACGCTATAAAACCCAATTCATTGAGCGAACTGGCCATCATAACCAAAACAGAAAACCAAACAATGGTATCCCAGGCCCCTTTTTCTGATTTAACATCTTCCCAAGTCAAAACTGAAGTTAGAAGCAAAATTACCAATCCGATAAAAGCCGTTGTTGTTGCATCAATAGAAAACAAATCTCCCGTCATCCAAAGGAAAAGAAGAATAAAAAATGTAAGCAGCATCATCCATTCATCTCTTGTGATCGCTCCCATTTCTTTCAGTTTTTGTGTTGCAATCTGTGGCGCATCTCCCGTCTTTTTTAATTCTGGCGGGTAAATTTTATATAAAACAAACGGAATTACAATAAAAGCACATAAACCCGGAACAATCGCTGCAGCCGCCCATGACATCCAGCTGATTTTTATTCCTAAATTAAGCGCAAACTTTTGACACATGGGATTACTTGCTGTTCCTGTCAAAAACATAGAAGAAGCAATCAGATTCATGTTATAACTATTCAAAGTTAAATAAGCCCCTAACTTTCTATGTGTTTCTGGCTTGTCTGGCATCGAACCAAAACTCATCGACATAGATTTCATGATCGGATAAACGATTCCTCCTCCTCTAGCCGTATTACTTGGAACAGCTGGCGCTAAAACTAAATCTGCCAATCCTAAACCATAGGCGAGCCCTAAAGAACTTTTTCCGAATATTTTTATGAATAAAAAAGCAATTCTATTTCCAAGACCTGTTTTTATAAATCCTCTCGCGATGAAAAATGAAATTCCGATCAGCCAGATTACTTTATCACCAAATCCTTTTAATGCCAATGTAATCGACTTTCCAGGATCTCCTGGAGCTAAGACCTGAGACATTGCCGTTAGAGCAATAGCAATCATACACATAGTTCCCATCGGAGCCGCTTTTAAGATGATTCCTAAAATAGTAGCTACGAAAATGGCAAATAAATGCCACGCTTCTATCACAACACCTTCTGGAGCTGGAATAAACCAAATGGCAACTAAAACTGCCAGCGTAATTAGAGTCTGCGGAATTTTTACTTCTTTCATAAAACAAAAATTAAGTGAATTAAATTCTGAGCTGCAACTGAATTAAAAATAAATCATTATCATAGGTTGTTGTACCTGGAATGCTTTTATCGAATCTGTCAATCTCAAATCCCATTTCGATACGACCTGTATACGATTTTCCGAATTCTAAACTGACCATTGGCGTGTAAGTAGTGCGTACGTTTGAATTGATTTTGTAACTAGGATCAAAAGTTTCGTAACGACACGACAATTCAAGCGCTGTGAGTTTTTGATAATTTATGGTATATCTAAAGTTTGGCAAGAAATAAATACCTCGCATTTGATAATCGGCAACATTACCCATTCGGCTTTCAACTGGCAGGGAATAATATAAATTATGATTTGTTCCTTGCTTATACTCTATCTGTAAATCAAAACTAAATTTATCTGTCAATTTAAAATCGCTGGTAAAATCTGCTCCAATTGCAAAAACATCTTCTTTAAAAACTTTTCCGAAACCGCCGTTTAAACCTAAATTAATCTCATATTCTTTTGATAAACCGAAAACCCATCTCGAAGAATATTGCTTTCCGTTATCTTTATCCATTTCCTGATTTTTTCCGTTTCCGTTTAAAACCGAAACAGCATAATTCACTGGAATTTTCCCAATATCAAAAGCTCCAGTTGCCGATGCTCCAATTTGAAAGCTAGTCCATCCGTTTTTTCCAAATTCATAATATTGATTAGAAAAATCGAAAGATTTAATAATATCTACTGGAACAAGCTCCTCAATACCAAAGGCAGGACGAAACTGCCCTCCTGTTAAAGCTATATATTTATTGAAAGTATATTTTCCGTAGGCATTTTCAAGAACTTTCCCTTTTGTATCTGATTTAAAGTCTGCCAAATTAACCAAAATTACAATTTCTGTAGTTTCACTTAATTTGGTATTCAATCCAACACGCATTCTTTTTATGTCAAAAGAACTTTGTGTTGCATCTCCTGTTGAATGCTGAGTTCCTAAAACATCTACATTATCTCCAAAACTTTCTAAATATCTGGCTTGAAGAAGTCCTTTTAACTGAAACTGTGGATATTTTATTTCTCCATCCTCTTTTTTATCTATCTTATCAGCTCCCTGATTCAAATCTCCTTGTGCGTGTAAAAAAATTGGCATTAAAAAAAGAAAAAAAAATGGCATTAGTAGACTTCTACTCATAGGCTTAAAATAAATTGAAATATTAATGCTTATATAGCCGATTTAAAAAAAATCAGCTCTTTATTCTTGAGATCAAAAGTTAACAGCTTATAGTCAACACGGAATGGAAACACTAAAATAACAAAAAAAGATATTTTATGTAAAAAAAATTGCATTAAAATACTGTTATTAAAATAGACAGCAATAAAAAAGGGCGCAAGATTAAAACTTGCGCCCTTTTTAGATTTTATATTAAAAATATTATTTTTCGATTTCTCTCATAGAATCCATTTTCTTATGTGCTAAGAAACCTGCCACATCTTCAAAATGCTCTTTTACTCGTTTATTTCCGAATTCGAAAACCTTAGTTGCTAATCCGTCAAGGAAATCACGATCGTGAGAAACTAAGATTAAAGTTCCGTCAAAATCTCTTAAAGCATCTTTAATAATGTCTTTAGTCTTCATATCCAAGTGATTCGAAGGCTCATCCAGAATCAACAAGTTAACTGGCTCCAACAATAATTTAATCATTGCTAAACGAGTCTTTTCTCCTCCAGAAAGCACTTTTACTTTTTTAGTGATATCATCTCCTTGGAACATGAAAGCGCCTAAAATATTTTTGATTTGCGTTCTAATATCTCCAACCGCAATACTATCAATAGTTTCAAAAATGGTAGCATTTTCATCTAATAAAGCGGCTTGATTTTGAGCAAAATATCCGATTTGTGCATTATGTCCGATTTCAACACTTCCAGAATCAACGCCAATTTCTTTCATGATTGCTTTAATCATGGTAGATTTTCCTTCACCATTTTTTCCAACAAAAGCTACTTTCTGTCCGCGTTCGATTACAATGTTTGCATCTTTAAAAACAACATGATCTCCATAAGCTTTAGACATTTCTTTTACAATAACTGGATATTGACCAGAACGTGCCGCAGGTGGGAATTTTAAACGTAATGCAGATGTATCTACTTCATCAACCTCTACTATTTCAAGTTTCTCAAGCATTTTAACTCGAGATTGAACAGCATCTGTCTTAGAAAATGTTCCTCTAAATCGCTCAATAAAAGCACGATTTTCAGCAATCATTTTTTGCTGTTCATCATACGCTTTCTGCTGATGGATACGACGGTCTTTTCTCAATTCTAAATAATGAGAATATTTTGCTTTGTAATCGTAAATTCTTCCCATTGTCACCTCAATCGTACGATTTGTAATATTATCTACAAACGCTCTATCGTGCGAGATTACCACAACTGCTTTTGCTTGAGTCAATAAGAAATCTTCTAACCATTGAATACTTTCAATATCCATATGGTTTGTTGGCTCATCCAGTAAAATTAAATCTGGTTTTCTTAAAAGAATTTTAGCCAACTCGATACGCATTCTCCATCCTCCTGAAAATTCTGAAGTTTGACGTGCGAAATCTTCTCTTTCAAAACCTAAACCAACTAATATTTTCTCAACTTCTGCTTCGTAGTTAACTTCTTCAATAGCATAAAATTTCTCGCTTAAGTCAGAAACTCTTTCGATCAATTTCATGTATTCGTCACTTTCATAATCAGTACGAACTGTTAATTGCTCATTGATATTATCAATTTCAGCTTTCATTGTAAAAATCTCGCTGAAAGCTTTTGATGCTTCTTCCATTACTGTCGCACCATCTTCAGTAAGCAAATGCTGAGGCAAATAAGCGATTACAGCCTCTTTTGGAGCAGAGATACTTCCTGTAGAAGGCTTGTTTGCACCTGCAATAATCTTTAAAAGTGTCGATTTCCCCGCACCATTTTTACCCATAAGGGCAATTTTATCATTTTCATTAATAGCAAAAGAAACATCGCTAAAAAGTGTAGTTCCGCCAAACTGAACCGAAATATCGTTAACTGTAATCATTTGTGTTTGTGAATTTTGTTTAATCGGTTAATCGTTTATCTGACTACCCATTTTTTTCGTGCTGCAAAGATAGATTTAATTAGATAATGTGCCAATTTGATAATTAGATAATTTTGAAAATGTGCCAATTAGATATATTTTTTTTTGCCACAGATTAAAGGATTTTCACTGATTATTTTTTTTTGAGAATACATATTCTAAAAAAATCTTTTTAATCTTTTAATCTGTGGCAAAAAAAAAAGCTTGATTGATTTATAAAACTGCTCAGATTTTCAAATTTCAAAATTTTAGTCTTAACTTGTCCTATAATTTTAAAAATCAGCAAAATATGAGAACGAAATTAAAACTGACCGTCTACTTAATTGCAGGATTACTATTTGGACTTACTGCAAATGCTCAAAAAACTGTAATTAAAAAAGAAGCTTTACCAGGAAATGCACAAACCTTCTTAAAAACACATTTTGGATCTAAAAAACCGAGTTATATACTGGAAGACAAAGAGATTCTCTCTACAGAATACAAAGTTCAGTATGACAATAAAATCGAAATTGAATTTGACAAAAAAGGAAACTGGAAAGAAGTGGATGCTAAAACAGGAAAAGTACCAAAATCTATTATTCCCAAAAAAATTGCTACATATATAAAATCAAACTTCCCTAAAGAAGATGTAACCAAAATAGAAATTGAATCTTCTGGTTATGAAACAAAACTAACCAATGGTCTAGAACTAAAATTCAACATGAAAGGAGATTTCATTAAGATTGATAAATAAGAAAATATGGCAATTTGATAATGTGGCAATTAGAAAATTCTCAAAGCCTTAAAATAATAAAACCCGACAGGTTTAAAAAACCTGTCGGGTTTGCAAAAATTATCTAATTGACTAATTATCT from Flavobacterium sp. KACC 22763 includes these protein-coding regions:
- a CDS encoding GNAT family N-acetyltransferase, translating into METSVTMEIKDNTFARQFETVIPEGMLAVEYQFQEKKIFLTKINKPDSFENEETINTLLKNILELSSEKNYRVVPIHPKIVSFFKKNPKYKELLPPGIRI
- a CDS encoding anion permease, with product MKEVKIPQTLITLAVLVAIWFIPAPEGVVIEAWHLFAIFVATILGIILKAAPMGTMCMIAIALTAMSQVLAPGDPGKSITLALKGFGDKVIWLIGISFFIARGFIKTGLGNRIAFLFIKIFGKSSLGLAYGLGLADLVLAPAVPSNTARGGGIVYPIMKSMSMSFGSMPDKPETHRKLGAYLTLNSYNMNLIASSMFLTGTASNPMCQKFALNLGIKISWMSWAAAAIVPGLCAFIVIPFVLYKIYPPELKKTGDAPQIATQKLKEMGAITRDEWMMLLTFFILLFLWMTGDLFSIDATTTAFIGLVILLLTSVLTWEDVKSEKGAWDTIVWFSVLVMMASSLNELGFIAWFSDLVKAQIGGLSWQMAFPIIILVYFFSHYLFASATAHVAAMYAALLGVGVSLGIPGLLLAFMLGFVGSLYGTLTHYGHGPAPVFFGSGYVDLKSWWVKGLITGLVMLLIYMVIGGLWLRIIGYF
- a CDS encoding porin, translating into MPIFLHAQGDLNQGADKIDKKEDGEIKYPQFQLKGLLQARYLESFGDNVDVLGTQHSTGDATQSSFDIKRMRVGLNTKLSETTEIVILVNLADFKSDTKGKVLENAYGKYTFNKYIALTGGQFRPAFGIEELVPVDIIKSFDFSNQYYEFGKNGWTSFQIGASATGAFDIGKIPVNYAVSVLNGNGKNQEMDKDNGKQYSSRWVFGLSKEYEINLGLNGGFGKVFKEDVFAIGADFTSDFKLTDKFSFDLQIEYKQGTNHNLYYSLPVESRMGNVADYQMRGIYFLPNFRYTINYQKLTALELSCRYETFDPSYKINSNVRTTYTPMVSLEFGKSYTGRIEMGFEIDRFDKSIPGTTTYDNDLFLIQLQLRI
- a CDS encoding ABC-F family ATP-binding cassette domain-containing protein — encoded protein: MITVNDISVQFGGTTLFSDVSFAINENDKIALMGKNGAGKSTLLKIIAGANKPSTGSISAPKEAVIAYLPQHLLTEDGATVMEEASKAFSEIFTMKAEIDNINEQLTVRTDYESDEYMKLIERVSDLSEKFYAIEEVNYEAEVEKILVGLGFEREDFARQTSEFSGGWRMRIELAKILLRKPDLILLDEPTNHMDIESIQWLEDFLLTQAKAVVVISHDRAFVDNITNRTIEVTMGRIYDYKAKYSHYLELRKDRRIHQQKAYDEQQKMIAENRAFIERFRGTFSKTDAVQSRVKMLEKLEIVEVDEVDTSALRLKFPPAARSGQYPVIVKEMSKAYGDHVVFKDANIVIERGQKVAFVGKNGEGKSTMIKAIMKEIGVDSGSVEIGHNAQIGYFAQNQAALLDENATIFETIDSIAVGDIRTQIKNILGAFMFQGDDITKKVKVLSGGEKTRLAMIKLLLEPVNLLILDEPSNHLDMKTKDIIKDALRDFDGTLILVSHDRDFLDGLATKVFEFGNKRVKEHFEDVAGFLAHKKMDSMREIEK
- a CDS encoding PepSY-like domain-containing protein, which codes for MRTKLKLTVYLIAGLLFGLTANAQKTVIKKEALPGNAQTFLKTHFGSKKPSYILEDKEILSTEYKVQYDNKIEIEFDKKGNWKEVDAKTGKVPKSIIPKKIATYIKSNFPKEDVTKIEIESSGYETKLTNGLELKFNMKGDFIKIDK